A portion of the Alloyangia pacifica genome contains these proteins:
- the paaN gene encoding phenylacetic acid degradation protein PaaN, which translates to MTDLFTRHKPLLESALKALETREFWTPFPEVPSGKIYGETAKAEGESSYARLLGAAFDLPGHPEEGRVGSEVSPWGPELGIRYPAAAPEALLAAAEAAAPAFAEATVEARIGALLEALVRLNKMSFLLGHATMHTTGQAFAMAFQAGGPHAQDRGLEALAMAYSELTRSARDAVWEKPQGKHAPLVIEKHWSLVPRGIALTVGCNTFPTWNGYPGIFASLATGNPVIVKPHPRAILPLALTVRVLREVFAEIGLPQDAVLLAADAPEAQITKDLAAHEKVALIDYTGSTAFAAWIRAHSQAMLFTEEAGVNSVTITGTDDFSGMCANLAFSLSLYSGQMCTSPQNLYIPRGGIETDQGRKSFDEVAEGIKQAIDALLSDPARAAGICGTIVNPNTLQRIETALGAGRVIRDSAETGHGRSATPLMVAVEGAEGPQNDECFGPVSFLVPCDGAEDAIARAAGIARSKGAITAALYAIDEALIKRAAKAFAQAGVNLSVNLTGNIYVNQSAAFSDFHVTGANPAGNASLTDAAFVAPRFRRVMIRWPKAA; encoded by the coding sequence ATGACAGACCTGTTCACCCGCCATAAACCGCTGCTGGAAAGTGCCCTGAAGGCGCTGGAAACGCGCGAATTCTGGACCCCGTTTCCCGAGGTCCCGAGCGGGAAGATCTACGGCGAAACCGCGAAGGCAGAGGGCGAATCGTCCTATGCTCGCCTGCTGGGCGCCGCCTTCGATCTGCCCGGCCATCCCGAGGAGGGGCGCGTCGGGTCCGAGGTTTCTCCCTGGGGCCCCGAGCTTGGCATCCGCTATCCCGCCGCCGCGCCCGAGGCGCTGCTCGCGGCCGCCGAGGCTGCCGCGCCCGCGTTCGCCGAGGCCACGGTCGAGGCGCGGATCGGGGCACTGCTCGAGGCCTTGGTGCGGCTCAACAAGATGAGCTTCCTGCTCGGCCACGCCACCATGCACACCACCGGCCAGGCCTTTGCCATGGCTTTCCAGGCGGGCGGGCCGCACGCGCAGGATCGCGGGCTCGAGGCGCTGGCAATGGCCTATTCCGAGCTGACCCGCAGCGCCCGCGACGCGGTCTGGGAAAAGCCGCAGGGCAAGCATGCGCCGCTGGTGATCGAGAAGCACTGGTCGCTGGTGCCGCGCGGCATCGCGCTCACCGTGGGCTGCAACACCTTTCCGACCTGGAACGGCTACCCGGGAATTTTTGCCAGCCTCGCCACCGGCAACCCGGTGATCGTCAAGCCGCACCCGCGTGCCATCCTGCCACTGGCGCTGACCGTGCGCGTGCTGCGCGAGGTCTTCGCCGAGATCGGGCTGCCGCAGGACGCCGTGCTGCTGGCCGCCGACGCGCCGGAGGCCCAGATCACCAAGGATCTGGCGGCGCACGAGAAAGTGGCGCTGATCGACTACACCGGGTCCACCGCCTTTGCCGCCTGGATCCGCGCGCACAGCCAAGCGATGCTGTTCACCGAGGAGGCCGGGGTCAACTCGGTCACCATCACCGGCACCGATGATTTCTCCGGGATGTGCGCCAACCTCGCCTTCTCGCTGTCGCTCTATTCGGGGCAGATGTGCACCTCGCCGCAGAACCTTTATATTCCGCGCGGCGGGATCGAGACCGATCAGGGGCGCAAGAGCTTTGACGAGGTGGCCGAGGGGATCAAGCAGGCGATCGACGCGCTGCTCTCCGATCCGGCGCGCGCCGCCGGGATCTGCGGCACCATCGTCAATCCCAACACGTTGCAGCGCATCGAGACCGCCCTCGGCGCAGGCCGGGTAATCCGCGACAGCGCCGAAACCGGCCATGGCCGCAGCGCCACACCACTCATGGTCGCGGTCGAAGGCGCCGAGGGTCCGCAGAACGACGAGTGCTTCGGCCCGGTCTCGTTCCTCGTGCCCTGCGATGGCGCCGAGGATGCCATCGCCCGCGCCGCAGGGATCGCCCGCAGTAAGGGCGCGATCACCGCGGCGCTCTACGCAATAGATGAGGCGCTGATCAAACGGGCGGCGAAGGCTTTTGCACAGGCGGGCGTGAACCTCTCGGTGAATCTCACCGGCAATATCTACGTGAACCAGTCGGCGGCCTTCTCCGACTTTCACGTCACCGGGGCGAACCCGGCGGGCAATGCCAGCCTGACCGACGCCGCCTTCGTCGCGCCCCGCTTCCGGCGCGTGATGATCCGCTGGCCCAAGGCGGCCTGA
- the paaG gene encoding 2-(1,2-epoxy-1,2-dihydrophenyl)acetyl-CoA isomerase PaaG translates to MTTSQTVLAELESGVLKLTLNRPEKLNSFNEEMHLALRAQIQRAHDDDAIRAVLLTGAGRGFCAGQDLGDRDPRKGGPKPDLGQTIETFYNPTLRLIRALEKPVICAVNGVAAGAGANIAFACDIVLAAKSAKFIQAFSKIGLIPDAGGSWSLTRILGEPRAKALTMTAEPLMAETAADWGLIWKALDDEALIPEAEALAAKLAAGPTLGLGLTKRLIHEAATNDLDTHLDRERDCQREAGRSDDYAEGVTAFLEKRPASFRGK, encoded by the coding sequence ATGACGACATCGCAAACCGTGCTGGCGGAGCTGGAGTCCGGCGTTCTGAAGCTGACGCTCAACCGCCCGGAAAAGCTCAACTCCTTCAACGAGGAGATGCACCTTGCTCTGCGCGCTCAAATCCAGCGGGCGCATGATGACGACGCGATTCGCGCCGTGCTGCTCACCGGTGCAGGGCGCGGCTTCTGCGCCGGGCAGGACCTCGGCGACCGCGACCCGCGCAAAGGCGGCCCCAAGCCGGACCTCGGCCAGACCATCGAGACCTTCTACAACCCCACCCTCCGGCTCATCCGCGCGCTGGAAAAGCCGGTGATCTGCGCGGTGAACGGCGTGGCGGCGGGCGCCGGGGCCAATATCGCCTTTGCGTGCGACATCGTGCTTGCGGCGAAATCGGCGAAGTTCATTCAGGCCTTTTCCAAGATCGGGCTAATCCCCGACGCGGGCGGAAGCTGGTCGCTGACCCGCATTCTCGGCGAGCCGCGCGCCAAGGCCCTGACCATGACCGCCGAGCCGCTGATGGCCGAGACCGCCGCCGATTGGGGGCTGATCTGGAAGGCGCTCGACGACGAGGCCCTGATCCCCGAGGCCGAGGCGCTGGCGGCAAAACTGGCCGCCGGGCCGACGCTGGGGCTGGGCCTTACCAAGCGTCTCATCCATGAGGCCGCGACAAACGATCTCGACACGCATCTCGATCGCGAGCGAGACTGTCAGCGCGAGGCAGGCCGATCCGACGACTACGCCGAGGGCGTCACGGCCTTTCTCGAGAAACGTCCTGCCAGCTTCCGGGGGAAGTGA
- the paaI gene encoding hydroxyphenylacetyl-CoA thioesterase PaaI: MKDIQSMTPQDLAEACAKEMWNADSASQRLGMTLAHIAPGHATLEMELSEQMTNGHGNAHGGYLFTLADSAFAFACNTYNEMTVAQHCSVTYITPGALGDRLTATAREISRKGRSGIYDVTITREDGTVIAEFRGHSRTLNRPLLPEARAEG, from the coding sequence ATGAAGGACATTCAGAGCATGACCCCTCAGGATCTCGCCGAGGCCTGCGCCAAGGAAATGTGGAACGCCGACAGCGCCTCGCAGCGGCTCGGCATGACGCTGGCCCACATCGCGCCCGGCCATGCGACGCTCGAGATGGAGCTGAGCGAGCAGATGACCAACGGCCACGGCAACGCCCACGGCGGCTATCTCTTCACGCTGGCCGACAGCGCCTTTGCCTTCGCCTGCAACACCTACAACGAGATGACCGTCGCGCAGCATTGCTCGGTCACCTACATCACCCCGGGCGCGCTCGGGGATCGGCTCACGGCCACCGCCCGCGAGATCTCGCGCAAGGGCCGCTCGGGCATCTACGACGTGACGATCACCCGGGAGGACGGGACCGTCATCGCAGAATTCCGCGGCCATTCGCGGACGCTCAACCGGCCCCTGCTGCCTGAAGCGCGGGCGGAGGGCTGA